The proteins below are encoded in one region of Conexivisphaerales archaeon:
- a CDS encoding isopentenyl phosphate kinase has translation MAGIDKNKGVAVIKLGGSFLTDKSMPFKARVDSIKKVADALRGFEGSIAIVHGGGSFGHSVAMKYGLSSSKNFSDSEAIFETRKAMHKLSSIVTSSFEESGLKTYTLPAAGLLRKDKRPRADLQSILNNIMKAKMIPLTFGDVIPYRDSFTIVSGDYLSYVLCSRLRAEKMCFLIDRPGILMDPADENSIIRRLTGMEIKSIRYDNAHDATGGLKAKLLAALKIAELGVQTAILSGFNTDALISFLAGGKVQGTVVKPQG, from the coding sequence ATGGCTGGAATAGATAAAAATAAAGGGGTAGCCGTTATCAAACTTGGAGGCTCTTTCCTCACCGACAAGTCTATGCCATTTAAAGCTAGGGTAGACAGCATCAAGAAGGTCGCAGATGCGCTGAGGGGATTCGAGGGCAGCATAGCTATTGTGCACGGTGGAGGCTCCTTTGGCCATTCTGTTGCGATGAAATACGGCCTGTCAAGCAGCAAGAACTTCTCAGACTCTGAAGCTATATTCGAAACCAGAAAGGCGATGCACAAACTTTCATCGATAGTAACTTCTTCTTTCGAAGAATCAGGACTGAAGACGTATACTCTACCTGCAGCAGGGCTTCTGAGAAAGGATAAGAGACCTAGAGCAGACCTTCAATCCATTTTGAATAACATAATGAAGGCAAAGATGATACCTCTGACTTTCGGTGACGTGATTCCATACAGAGATTCATTCACGATAGTCAGCGGAGACTATCTATCCTACGTTCTATGCAGTAGGTTAAGAGCCGAGAAGATGTGCTTTCTGATAGACAGGCCTGGCATATTAATGGACCCTGCCGATGAAAACTCGATTATCAGAAGATTAACAGGCATGGAAATCAAGTCGATAAGGTATGATAATGCACATGACGCAACAGGAGGACTGAAGGCGAAGCTCCTGGCAGCACTCAAGATAGCAGAGCTGGGAGTGCAGACAGCCATACTGAGCGGATTTAACACGGATGCACTTATTAGCTTCCTGGCTGGCGGCAAGGTGCAAGGCACAGTGGTGAAACCTCAGGGATGA
- a CDS encoding MEMO1 family protein yields MRNRQPAVAGQFYESDAESLRRQIEGCFKHNLGPGRLPDRSDESDSESVVATVNPHAGYMYSGPIAAHSFIKLSGKKSQLFVIIGPNHFGIGSGVAAPQSDEWITPLGSAKVDVKAARELMMLSRMVDMDDSAHWREHSIEVQVPFLQFMFGENFTILPISMAMQDKETAEHLGRSVASLLSTRSATLIASSDFTHYEPHKVAEERDKKAIELILSFDIDGFYRYIEEVNLTMCGFGPVASVMYAAKRLGAQKAMLLSYATSGLTGGDMKSVVGYASIAFVK; encoded by the coding sequence TTGAGGAATAGACAGCCTGCAGTGGCGGGCCAGTTCTACGAATCAGACGCTGAATCCCTGAGAAGACAGATCGAAGGATGTTTTAAGCACAACCTTGGCCCAGGCAGGCTGCCTGATAGGTCAGACGAATCAGATTCTGAATCTGTAGTCGCTACAGTCAACCCGCATGCAGGTTACATGTACTCTGGCCCCATCGCTGCCCACTCTTTCATCAAGCTATCGGGAAAGAAGTCCCAGCTCTTCGTCATAATTGGCCCAAATCACTTTGGCATAGGCAGCGGTGTGGCTGCACCTCAGAGCGACGAATGGATCACACCTCTCGGAAGCGCAAAAGTTGATGTCAAGGCTGCAAGGGAGCTGATGATGCTCTCCAGGATGGTGGATATGGATGATTCAGCTCACTGGAGGGAGCACAGTATAGAGGTTCAGGTGCCCTTCCTTCAGTTCATGTTCGGCGAGAACTTCACTATTCTGCCAATCAGCATGGCGATGCAGGACAAGGAGACTGCTGAGCATCTCGGCAGGTCTGTTGCGTCGCTTCTGTCCACCAGAAGTGCTACGCTTATAGCGTCGAGCGACTTCACCCACTATGAGCCGCATAAGGTTGCTGAAGAGAGAGACAAAAAGGCCATAGAACTGATACTCTCCTTCGACATAGACGGCTTCTACAGATACATCGAAGAGGTTAACCTGACTATGTGCGGTTTTGGACCAGTTGCATCGGTAATGTATGCTGCAAAGAGACTAGGAGCCCAGAAGGCTATGCTGCTCAGCTACGCCACCAGCGGCCTTACAGGTGGGGATATGAAGTCTGTAGTCGGCTACGCATCGATAGCCTTTGTGAAGTAG
- the mvk gene encoding mevalonate kinase produces the protein MARAPGKAILLGEHFVVHGGSALAVALDRGVTAKAEMSADNRISSVRNGDQKLTSSIEGAEGFLAPAAASLRKFMEDYRVNGISVSISSEIPEGAGLGSSAASSVAAIAAASALFGINLSRRKLYEYSMFAERIVHGRPSGIDSFVSVNGGLVFMKKRTRKKVECRPFRLMVAYSGMTRSTGEMIARVDEYRKREPKSFRNLMRALNALVPDVVSALQSGELAILAAAMNFNHEALKIIGVSNQKLDLMVRRAREDGFAGAKLTGAGGGGCIIALPKLDGEKELASFRQKYADSFLCNVPGEGVRSWLE, from the coding sequence ATAGCTAGGGCTCCTGGAAAGGCTATACTGCTAGGGGAGCACTTTGTTGTGCATGGTGGTAGCGCACTGGCAGTGGCTCTTGACAGAGGTGTGACAGCCAAGGCAGAGATGTCTGCTGATAACAGAATATCTTCAGTAAGGAATGGCGATCAGAAGTTAACTTCTTCGATAGAGGGGGCAGAGGGCTTCCTAGCTCCTGCTGCAGCTTCACTCAGGAAGTTCATGGAGGACTACAGGGTTAACGGCATCTCTGTCAGCATCTCGAGCGAAATCCCAGAAGGGGCAGGCCTAGGCTCTTCTGCTGCTTCTTCAGTTGCAGCTATCGCAGCGGCTTCAGCACTCTTTGGTATCAACCTCAGCAGGAGGAAACTGTACGAATACTCTATGTTTGCAGAGAGAATTGTGCACGGCAGGCCTTCTGGCATAGACTCTTTTGTCTCTGTCAACGGCGGTCTTGTATTCATGAAGAAGAGGACTAGAAAGAAGGTTGAATGCAGACCGTTCAGGTTGATGGTTGCCTACAGCGGGATGACAAGAAGTACGGGGGAGATGATAGCAAGGGTTGATGAATACAGGAAGAGGGAGCCCAAGTCCTTCAGAAACCTGATGAGAGCTCTAAATGCGCTCGTACCTGATGTGGTATCTGCATTGCAGTCAGGAGAATTGGCAATTCTTGCTGCAGCAATGAACTTCAATCATGAAGCATTGAAGATCATAGGAGTATCCAATCAGAAGCTTGACCTCATGGTCAGGAGGGCAAGGGAGGATGGGTTTGCAGGGGCGAAGCTCACGGGGGCAGGTGGAGGCGGATGCATAATAGCCCTGCCAAAGCTAGACGGAGAGAAGGAGCTTGCCAGTTTCAGGCAGAAGTATGCTGACTCATTCCTCTGCAACGTGCCGGGTGAAGGTGTCAGGTCATGGCTGGAATAG
- the rpsB gene encoding 30S ribosomal protein S2 translates to MSKDFEDEEGSAERLITSQLSEKTLVSTGIRIGTTLKTKYMAGYVAKTRNDGLHIIDMNKTLSRIDTVGKFVARFQPSHVVVYTSREFGKTPVEKFSELTGCKGITKRFMPGTFTNPQLPFYTDTDLLIVVDPALDRQAIVEASSIGVPVVALADTDNTTEDVDVVIPANNRGRRSLAAVFWLLARSVLIHSGSLAVDQPMKYTIEDFETKLVEQEAGEVEE, encoded by the coding sequence TTGTCCAAAGACTTCGAAGATGAAGAGGGCAGTGCAGAGAGGCTGATAACTTCACAGCTCTCGGAAAAGACGCTTGTATCCACTGGTATAAGGATAGGAACAACTCTGAAGACTAAATACATGGCAGGCTACGTTGCAAAGACAAGAAACGACGGACTTCACATTATAGACATGAACAAAACTCTATCCAGGATCGATACTGTTGGCAAGTTCGTTGCCAGGTTTCAACCAAGCCACGTGGTTGTCTACACCTCCAGGGAATTTGGCAAGACGCCTGTTGAAAAGTTCTCTGAGCTTACCGGATGCAAAGGCATCACAAAGAGGTTCATGCCTGGAACTTTCACGAATCCACAGCTGCCTTTTTACACAGACACTGACCTGCTCATAGTTGTGGACCCAGCACTAGACAGGCAGGCTATAGTCGAGGCCTCTAGCATAGGTGTTCCTGTAGTTGCGCTTGCTGATACTGACAACACAACTGAAGATGTGGATGTTGTGATTCCTGCCAACAACAGGGGGAGGAGGTCTCTTGCTGCTGTATTCTGGCTACTTGCCAGGTCTGTTCTGATACACTCTGGTTCTTTGGCAGTAGACCAGCCGATGAAGTATACGATAGAGGACTTCGAAACGAAGCTGGTCGAGCAAGAGGCGGGGGAGGTTGAGGAATAG